Proteins encoded by one window of Roseibium sp. Sym1:
- a CDS encoding glycosyltransferase: MVAILTHVIFVLAIALCAVLLPDIAFDEKSRNAILLVGVIGMWRWSWGLVHLVRSLWFRLVRFPRTRKLAERTADAEGYGHAFFLITSFRIDAPTTAKVYRGAFIAAAEAPAGATVVCSIVELGDERLIRRLAEVMYGEKLPFTLEIVRIPGTGKRDALAHGFRAIAAYNPARADTVSVIDGDSIIPPDLVRKCACLFQIDPQLGALTTDEVCTVEGAEIFKQWYSMRFAQRQILMSSHGLAQRVLTLTGRMSMFRAEVACSPEFIDHVQNDYIHHWRLGRIKMLTGDDKSSWFWLLKNGYKMYYVPDVQVETIEQPPDPNFLKSAYALMTRWFGNMLRTNSRALQLGPVKIGAFTWWSILDQRISMWTSLSGITLALLGTAFITPWTFAFYMLWVAVSRYLLALTFLTVRPSINLVYIPLLYFNQIFGSLVKVIIFFRLDRQKWTRQKTALKKTDSAFEARFKEWSSHLINTVALLVFVSVLVLLSNMHNYTTSEQPPRMPRVSERTFP; this comes from the coding sequence ATGGTCGCCATTCTGACCCACGTCATCTTTGTCCTGGCAATTGCGCTGTGCGCAGTGCTTTTGCCGGACATCGCCTTTGACGAAAAATCACGGAATGCCATTCTCCTGGTCGGCGTCATCGGCATGTGGCGCTGGTCCTGGGGCCTGGTACACCTGGTCAGAAGCCTCTGGTTCCGGCTGGTCCGTTTCCCGCGTACACGAAAGCTCGCGGAACGGACGGCCGATGCTGAAGGGTACGGCCATGCGTTTTTCCTGATCACAAGCTTCCGGATCGATGCGCCGACCACTGCCAAGGTCTATCGCGGGGCGTTCATCGCCGCGGCCGAGGCACCGGCGGGCGCAACCGTGGTCTGCTCGATTGTCGAACTGGGCGACGAGCGGCTCATTCGCCGCCTTGCCGAGGTCATGTACGGCGAGAAACTGCCTTTCACACTTGAAATCGTGCGCATTCCCGGAACCGGCAAGCGGGACGCGCTGGCACATGGCTTCCGGGCAATCGCGGCCTACAATCCGGCGCGCGCCGACACAGTGTCGGTGATCGACGGCGACAGCATCATCCCGCCGGATCTTGTCCGCAAATGCGCCTGCCTGTTCCAGATCGACCCGCAGCTCGGGGCGCTCACGACGGACGAAGTCTGCACCGTCGAAGGCGCCGAGATCTTCAAGCAATGGTACTCCATGCGGTTTGCGCAGCGGCAGATCCTGATGTCCTCGCACGGACTCGCCCAGCGGGTTCTGACCCTCACCGGACGGATGTCCATGTTCCGCGCCGAGGTCGCCTGCAGTCCCGAGTTCATCGATCACGTGCAGAACGACTACATCCATCACTGGCGTCTCGGCCGCATCAAGATGCTGACCGGTGACGACAAGTCGAGCTGGTTCTGGCTGCTGAAGAATGGCTACAAGATGTATTACGTGCCGGATGTCCAGGTCGAAACCATCGAGCAGCCGCCCGATCCGAACTTCCTGAAGTCTGCCTACGCCCTGATGACGCGCTGGTTCGGCAACATGCTGCGCACCAATTCCCGCGCGCTGCAGCTCGGCCCCGTGAAGATCGGTGCCTTCACCTGGTGGTCCATCCTCGATCAGCGTATCTCCATGTGGACCAGCCTGTCGGGCATTACGCTGGCCCTGCTCGGGACTGCCTTCATCACGCCGTGGACCTTCGCGTTCTACATGCTCTGGGTGGCGGTCTCGCGCTACCTGCTGGCACTCACCTTCCTGACGGTCAGGCCCTCGATCAACCTCGTCTACATTCCGCTTCTCTATTTCAACCAGATCTTCGGGTCCCTGGTGAAGGTGATCATCTTCTTCCGGCTCGACAGGCAGAAATGGACCCGGCAGAAGACCGCGCTCAAGAAGACCGACAGTGCCTTCGAGGCCCGCTTCAAGGAATGGTCGTCGCACCTGATCAACACCGTGGCCCTGCTGGTCTTCGTTTCGGTGCTGGTGCTCCTGTCGAACATGCACAACTACACAACGTCAGAGCAGCCGCCGCGGATGCCGCGCGTCTCGGAAAGGACCTTTCCATGA
- a CDS encoding nucleotide sugar dehydrogenase, with protein sequence MNEKKLKVSIFGAGYVGCVSAGCLVKDGFEVVAVDPDSYKVDAISAGNSPIYEPGLSALIKSGVDNGMLSATSDFKKAVLETDVSFCCTGTPSQEDGSLNTGYVKLVSEQIGEAIREKEGRHIVVMRSTILPGTVEAEVIPALEKSSGKKVGTDIGLAYYPEFLREGTAISDYYEPGAIVFGKYEDDEESVKALMALCAQIPVKPHVIPIRSAEIVKYTNNCWHAVKISFSNEIGNLCKSVGIDSHVVMDVLCADTRLNISRAYMKPGFAYGGSCLPKDLRALRHFGKVHNISTPVLDAAVEANEYQLDRAFRLVNRGGARKVGMFGLTFKPDTDDLRESPLVLLAERLMSKGHKLSIYDPNVSAIDDGGRNFVPHLADFIKSSADEVTSEVDTIIIGIKNDQIREALKNARGGASIVDLVRLPIEAPEGVHYEGLVW encoded by the coding sequence ATGAACGAGAAGAAGTTGAAGGTAAGCATTTTCGGTGCTGGCTATGTGGGCTGCGTATCTGCCGGCTGTCTTGTGAAGGACGGTTTTGAAGTGGTCGCGGTCGATCCGGACAGCTACAAGGTCGATGCAATTTCTGCGGGCAACTCTCCGATCTATGAGCCGGGCCTGTCCGCACTGATCAAGTCCGGCGTCGACAACGGCATGCTGTCGGCGACCAGCGACTTCAAGAAAGCCGTCCTTGAAACCGACGTCTCGTTCTGCTGCACGGGCACTCCGAGCCAGGAGGATGGGTCGCTCAACACCGGCTATGTGAAGCTTGTCTCCGAGCAGATCGGCGAAGCGATCCGCGAGAAGGAAGGCCGGCACATCGTCGTGATGCGTTCGACAATTCTTCCGGGCACCGTGGAAGCCGAGGTCATTCCGGCGCTGGAAAAGTCCTCCGGCAAGAAGGTCGGCACGGATATCGGGCTTGCCTACTATCCGGAATTCCTGCGTGAAGGCACCGCGATCTCCGACTACTACGAACCGGGGGCAATCGTTTTCGGCAAATACGAGGACGACGAAGAGTCCGTCAAAGCGCTCATGGCCCTTTGCGCGCAGATCCCGGTCAAGCCACATGTCATTCCGATCCGCAGCGCCGAGATCGTCAAATACACCAACAACTGCTGGCATGCCGTCAAGATTTCCTTCTCCAACGAGATCGGCAATCTGTGCAAGTCCGTCGGTATCGACAGCCATGTCGTCATGGATGTCCTTTGCGCGGATACGCGGCTGAACATCTCCCGGGCCTACATGAAGCCCGGCTTCGCCTATGGCGGTTCATGCCTGCCGAAGGATCTGCGGGCGCTGCGCCATTTCGGCAAGGTCCACAACATCTCGACGCCGGTGCTGGATGCCGCGGTCGAAGCCAATGAATACCAGCTGGACCGGGCCTTCCGCCTGGTCAATCGCGGCGGTGCCCGGAAGGTCGGCATGTTCGGCCTGACCTTCAAGCCCGACACGGACGACCTGCGGGAAAGCCCGCTGGTCCTGCTCGCCGAGCGCCTGATGAGCAAGGGCCACAAGCTGTCGATCTACGATCCGAACGTGTCCGCGATCGACGATGGCGGCCGCAATTTCGTCCCGCACCTGGCGGACTTCATCAAGAGCTCCGCGGATGAGGTCACGTCCGAAGTGGACACGATCATCATCGGCATCAAGAACGACCAGATCCGCGAAGCCCTCAAGAATGCGCGGGGAGGGGCGAGCATCGTCGATCTCGTCCGGTTGCCGATCGAGGCACCGGAAGGTGTCCACTACGAAGGCCTCGTCTGGTAA
- a CDS encoding mannose-1-phosphate guanylyltransferase → MPKQFLRLTNEKSLFQNTLSRVDHPVFTNPWFLTTQSFVDLVDTQADEVGSAYDGIILEPLQRGTAAALAVVALKLAATDPEALVLAMPADHVVGKPENFVSAVERAIPIAEDGKIVTFGIVPKAPETGFGYIRPADPYLLNGVEIGALVRQPGGFLEKPDRERAEQFVEAGYYWNAGIFLFKASVLADELRKHAPETHEATSRAIRNGENRPFASHVVHMPCAEDFARCPDDVPIDIAVMEKSDCVAVVPCNDIDWADIGSLSALWEISDKDDEESCNVLVGDTLVTEARNCFVHSQAGRKVVLGHVEDMVVIDSEDTVVVLPRHQAQRVKDIVKTLKATNAKQVKYSRSATRTWGTVSIDRTFEGGQVCAVTIKKHVPITYRVAGAAHEVWMIHGDGSAEYSEDGTFKPFLPGVPVSFSEGQVVTLRNTTGHAEFTYVRSSPDLDHAIEDWFPQVAEVELAAAAARFA, encoded by the coding sequence ATGCCCAAGCAGTTCCTGCGCCTTACCAACGAAAAAAGCCTGTTCCAAAACACTCTTTCGAGGGTGGACCATCCGGTTTTCACCAATCCCTGGTTCCTGACCACACAGTCCTTCGTGGACCTTGTGGACACCCAGGCGGATGAGGTCGGCAGCGCCTATGACGGCATCATTCTGGAGCCGCTTCAGCGCGGCACGGCCGCCGCTCTGGCGGTGGTTGCCCTGAAACTTGCCGCGACGGACCCTGAAGCCCTGGTGCTGGCCATGCCAGCCGACCACGTGGTCGGCAAGCCCGAGAACTTCGTGTCTGCTGTCGAACGCGCCATTCCGATCGCCGAGGACGGAAAGATCGTCACCTTCGGCATCGTTCCCAAGGCGCCGGAAACGGGCTTCGGCTATATCCGTCCGGCCGATCCCTATCTCCTCAACGGTGTCGAGATCGGCGCGCTGGTGCGCCAGCCCGGCGGTTTTCTGGAAAAGCCGGACCGGGAGAGGGCCGAGCAGTTCGTGGAGGCAGGGTATTACTGGAACGCGGGCATCTTCCTGTTCAAGGCCTCCGTGCTGGCAGACGAATTGCGCAAACATGCGCCTGAGACCCATGAAGCAACGTCCCGCGCGATAAGAAACGGTGAGAACCGGCCGTTCGCCAGCCATGTCGTCCATATGCCGTGCGCCGAGGATTTCGCGCGCTGCCCCGATGACGTTCCCATCGACATCGCGGTCATGGAGAAAAGCGACTGCGTCGCCGTGGTGCCCTGCAACGATATCGACTGGGCCGACATCGGGTCCCTGTCCGCGCTCTGGGAAATCAGCGACAAGGACGACGAGGAGAGTTGCAACGTGCTGGTCGGTGACACGCTGGTGACCGAAGCCCGCAACTGTTTTGTCCATTCCCAGGCCGGGCGCAAGGTGGTGCTCGGACATGTCGAGGACATGGTCGTGATCGACAGCGAGGACACTGTCGTCGTTCTGCCCCGGCATCAGGCGCAACGCGTCAAGGACATCGTCAAGACCCTGAAGGCAACCAATGCCAAACAGGTGAAATACAGCCGCAGCGCGACGCGCACCTGGGGCACGGTCAGCATCGATCGCACCTTCGAGGGGGGGCAGGTCTGCGCCGTCACCATCAAGAAGCACGTTCCGATCACCTACCGGGTTGCCGGCGCGGCGCACGAGGTCTGGATGATCCACGGCGACGGATCCGCGGAATACAGCGAGGACGGTACCTTCAAGCCGTTCCTGCCGGGTGTTCCGGTGTCCTTCAGCGAAGGGCAGGTGGTCACGCTCCGCAACACGACCGGTCACGCCGAATTCACCTATGTGCGCAGCAGTCCCGATCTCGACCACGCGATTGAAGACTGGTTTCCGCAGGTGGCCGAAGTCGAGCTGGCCGCTGCCGCGGCCCGGTTTGCCTGA
- a CDS encoding PilZ domain-containing protein, with translation MSAVAKAKRPDRQFPRYKVPLKARIDGETVTVCDWSAAGLGLADLPAPLQVPGTLTVTVLLETNGSVLELPLATRVVWCNPDEGRAGLEILDDAHKTAPLSDFADLYLAGRVVQQDTNIYVMGNTMSETESIKSPVVASAPSSGQSGLAGRIFGLAIFAVVGIAAFLFLFDVVYKRLFTFEAISASVSSDVVTVYQPRDGVVEVADLPREVTPGQKLATVTLDAPDLDGNRVVDIISPCDCYVLQQARPQGSYFGRAGAQVFNLVPKDAQPHVTLRVPFRRLETLSKNPAISLTYLDGTKVDGVEILAVPKISEYTATQLEVVVDAGTRLDPSMIGQPVYAVFDMAPWR, from the coding sequence ATGAGTGCTGTGGCTAAGGCAAAGCGCCCGGACCGGCAGTTCCCGCGCTACAAGGTTCCGCTGAAGGCACGGATCGACGGCGAAACTGTCACGGTCTGCGACTGGTCGGCTGCGGGACTGGGACTGGCCGACCTGCCGGCTCCCCTGCAGGTGCCCGGCACCCTGACCGTCACGGTTCTCCTGGAGACCAACGGATCGGTGCTCGAACTTCCCCTCGCCACACGAGTGGTCTGGTGCAACCCGGACGAAGGACGGGCCGGTCTCGAGATCCTCGACGATGCGCACAAGACCGCACCCCTGTCCGACTTTGCCGACCTCTACCTGGCCGGCCGCGTGGTTCAGCAAGACACGAACATCTACGTAATGGGAAACACCATGTCCGAAACAGAAAGCATCAAGTCGCCGGTCGTCGCCTCGGCTCCGTCATCCGGGCAGAGCGGCCTGGCCGGACGCATTTTCGGCCTGGCAATCTTCGCGGTTGTCGGCATCGCAGCGTTCCTGTTTCTGTTCGATGTCGTCTACAAGCGGCTGTTCACCTTCGAGGCGATTTCCGCAAGCGTCTCGTCGGACGTCGTGACCGTCTACCAGCCGCGGGACGGGGTGGTCGAGGTCGCGGACCTGCCGCGCGAGGTGACACCGGGTCAGAAACTGGCCACCGTCACGCTTGATGCGCCGGATCTGGATGGCAACAGGGTGGTCGACATCATCTCCCCCTGCGACTGCTATGTCCTGCAGCAGGCACGGCCGCAGGGCTCCTATTTCGGTCGGGCCGGCGCCCAGGTGTTCAACCTGGTGCCAAAGGATGCGCAACCGCACGTGACCCTGCGCGTTCCGTTCCGCAGACTGGAAACACTTTCTAAAAATCCAGCTATTTCATTGACTTACCTAGACGGCACCAAGGTGGATGGCGTTGAGATCCTGGCTGTTCCGAAAATCAGCGAATACACGGCGACGCAGCTTGAAGTCGTCGTTGACGCGGGCACCCGGCTCGACCCCTCGATGATCGGACAGCCCGTTTACGCGGTTTTCGACATGGCGCCCTGGCGCTAG
- a CDS encoding HlyD family efflux transporter periplasmic adaptor subunit: MNFGSDTAIEIDGARLPLFGVAAGALVVPLEPALIGYQGEADIEVHRADYVWKGRAQIRAERADEQMRLVFTGPKSELKRVASVLKWRIGAASSFAAEFDDQAVVSERRRSGVLQLGKIAMLGTVAVAMIVLISFLLTQKSATITAQLAYVAFPGAPLEAHTTGEVTYLKNEGNLADGEMFAALQTPTGHAKFLEATTDGVVSSVAVSNGDFVRKGQALVRVSEEDARPYVAAFVRPEEIVAALGAPEVTVTFTLSGKTITIPGSYGRYASRNQLVSDETGTVLAEIEFQLPEDEEVPDGEPLVVQFKRPFWDNRMLWPYRAGS; this comes from the coding sequence ATGAATTTCGGTTCGGATACAGCCATTGAGATCGACGGTGCGCGGCTGCCCCTGTTTGGCGTCGCCGCGGGTGCCCTCGTCGTGCCGCTCGAGCCGGCGCTCATCGGCTACCAGGGCGAGGCCGATATCGAGGTCCACCGCGCGGACTATGTCTGGAAGGGCCGGGCACAGATCCGCGCGGAGCGCGCCGACGAGCAAATGCGCCTTGTCTTCACCGGACCGAAATCCGAACTCAAGCGGGTCGCCAGCGTGCTGAAATGGCGGATCGGAGCGGCCTCGTCCTTTGCCGCCGAATTCGACGATCAGGCCGTCGTTTCGGAACGCAGGCGGTCCGGAGTTCTGCAGCTTGGCAAGATCGCCATGCTTGGAACGGTTGCCGTTGCCATGATCGTGCTGATCTCGTTCCTGCTCACCCAGAAGAGCGCGACCATCACGGCTCAGCTTGCCTATGTCGCCTTTCCCGGCGCGCCGCTGGAGGCACATACGACCGGGGAAGTGACCTACCTGAAAAACGAGGGCAACCTCGCGGACGGCGAAATGTTTGCCGCCCTCCAGACGCCGACGGGCCACGCCAAGTTCCTGGAGGCGACGACGGACGGTGTCGTCTCGAGCGTTGCGGTCAGCAATGGCGACTTCGTGCGCAAGGGGCAGGCGCTGGTGCGGGTGTCCGAGGAAGACGCCAGGCCTTATGTCGCCGCGTTCGTCAGGCCGGAAGAGATCGTGGCGGCCCTGGGAGCCCCGGAAGTGACAGTCACCTTCACGCTTTCGGGCAAAACGATAACGATCCCCGGCTCGTACGGCCGCTATGCCAGCCGCAACCAACTGGTTTCGGACGAGACCGGAACCGTGCTCGCGGAAATCGAGTTTCAGCTTCCCGAGGATGAAGAGGTGCCGGATGGCGAACCTCTTGTCGTCCAGTTCAAACGGCCTTTCTGGGACAACCGGATGCTCTGGCCATACCGGGCAGGGAGCTGA
- a CDS encoding right-handed parallel beta-helix repeat-containing protein, whose protein sequence is MAFSTAYRALLLGCTFAACACGLPGYLPLGADGSAFAQELTENELLPGRRQLAPTEKDVTVDNLKFGAEVAIARWKVLQEDPTQQGFDAYFEIFREVARIESLERASQLAGVGLQSELAAAAAQIHADLLANDLTADAAGKAALAVLVESDGALFAEDRIERLKVSYALILDYLGDIEAARLAIELAARFAEDGLVDLAAETYADFVPYYFGLLETAAERRELVGEAAQKASLLNAPEVMRALGEVLTNAPVSEKVELSRLAFTKLDPAYLVGQLETAEGARRTTLQAWIHGVQMVSGAPPTDLAGDLFERASATANFVAFELVYAAQQDRTARKKLLEQSLGEDIGAGRPLLAFQKLNNLPLGPEDVLPVYLALIESFADHGYGTYVALLADEVAAAVSAGSISLDDVHMSSLFAALETVPDNARIDRLVEALPGTAALGERAKLRGSIRRIFAGPVDRPVGAAPIAVPSGSSGALSAAADLIGGKLVPGDAGSAPAEDLDLLAKVAERLWHYRAHRKVLADFVASETDPVLRQVVALGVTANPAFDVTGPKGAAVAAGIEALLPSLAPSHIKDLLGASIGDVDEEAIPRGQTLVRYARYLASKGEKLDVGVAETETEKRGLLEARAVFNGASEMTGMLKEVPDYLDRVRAFHRLAAARADVLDSKGWLNGAVRTEAAGPMVPEFSPNGVASDGRLTLKTSGDSDFSGTRTPFMPNLLTGPEAVTSSVPVPEHRNLLGALASIAKRGETRATRLVRFSSEHYDGLINLGAREYVFLNTGSSTPRIIFISQGVLTASELVSQIQASDPDAITFEDGIVTLNVPLAINEGAELILSGLEIKEFRLNTNKGAFLVNSGRLFVDRVTVSSFDEETGKPSFVTDGGKKPMFRPFLLSWSNSRTFASSSHFVALGYAGGRTYGLSLSAGPSDAVSKRLHSEPPTGTFINNSFDNLYYGFYTYEAEDVVYVGNELVNGVIYGLDPHDWSYNLMMAYNAAYGTQKKHGIIISREVDDSYIVGNLSFENKGSGIMLDRMSFGTIVFANDASHNKGDGFAAMESPCVLVDSNYFAGNRRAGVKIRNSWDVHVANNIVAGNRAAGVEAYIDNLRAADASEFRNFKKDPFLPVATLSAVRNQISDNAVGVAIRGATEGMYFQNRFIDQAPKYASGDIKPLAIDVVSRSMSNGVQVRSACVPKITIEKSCSLFQKGIIYSHVAQAPYRGADAAENFCVDVAGTPQANSFNSAGVE, encoded by the coding sequence ATGGCATTTTCGACTGCATATCGGGCTTTGCTCCTTGGATGCACCTTTGCGGCATGCGCCTGCGGGCTGCCGGGATATTTGCCGCTCGGTGCGGACGGGTCTGCGTTTGCCCAGGAGCTCACCGAAAACGAGCTGCTGCCCGGGCGGCGCCAGCTTGCGCCGACGGAGAAGGATGTCACGGTCGACAACCTCAAATTCGGCGCCGAGGTCGCGATCGCGCGCTGGAAGGTGTTGCAGGAAGATCCGACACAACAAGGGTTTGACGCCTATTTCGAGATTTTCCGCGAGGTCGCGCGTATTGAAAGTCTGGAACGCGCCTCGCAGCTTGCCGGTGTGGGCCTGCAAAGCGAGCTCGCCGCGGCAGCGGCACAGATCCATGCTGATCTGCTAGCGAACGACCTGACGGCCGACGCCGCGGGCAAGGCCGCGCTCGCCGTCCTGGTCGAGTCCGACGGAGCTCTGTTCGCGGAGGATAGAATCGAGCGGCTGAAAGTCAGCTACGCGCTGATCCTGGACTATCTGGGTGATATCGAAGCCGCACGGCTTGCCATCGAACTGGCAGCACGGTTCGCAGAAGACGGTCTTGTCGATCTGGCTGCGGAAACCTATGCGGATTTCGTTCCCTATTATTTTGGTCTTCTGGAGACTGCGGCCGAACGGCGCGAGCTCGTCGGCGAAGCCGCCCAAAAGGCGAGTCTGCTGAACGCACCGGAAGTCATGCGGGCCTTGGGCGAGGTTCTGACCAACGCCCCGGTATCTGAAAAGGTAGAGCTGTCAAGGCTCGCCTTCACCAAACTGGACCCGGCCTACCTGGTGGGTCAGCTCGAAACGGCGGAAGGCGCGCGCCGAACCACGCTTCAGGCCTGGATCCATGGTGTTCAGATGGTGTCCGGTGCGCCGCCCACGGATTTGGCGGGGGATCTGTTCGAACGAGCCTCGGCAACCGCGAATTTTGTGGCCTTCGAACTGGTGTATGCCGCCCAGCAGGACCGCACCGCGCGCAAAAAGCTCCTGGAGCAGTCCCTGGGAGAAGACATTGGTGCCGGCCGTCCGCTGCTGGCATTCCAGAAACTGAACAATCTCCCGCTTGGACCGGAAGACGTGTTGCCGGTCTATCTTGCTCTCATCGAGAGTTTTGCCGACCACGGTTACGGAACCTATGTAGCCTTGCTTGCCGACGAGGTTGCCGCCGCAGTCTCCGCCGGCAGCATCAGTCTCGATGATGTCCACATGTCGTCCCTTTTCGCCGCGCTGGAGACGGTGCCCGACAATGCCCGGATCGATCGCCTCGTCGAGGCCTTGCCCGGTACGGCGGCCCTGGGCGAACGCGCCAAGCTGCGCGGCTCGATCCGCAGGATTTTCGCCGGGCCGGTCGACAGGCCGGTAGGCGCTGCTCCGATTGCGGTACCCTCCGGCAGCTCGGGCGCACTTTCGGCGGCGGCCGATCTGATCGGCGGAAAGCTTGTCCCGGGAGACGCCGGCTCGGCGCCGGCCGAAGATCTGGACCTCCTGGCGAAAGTGGCAGAGCGCCTGTGGCATTACAGGGCACATAGAAAAGTCCTTGCAGATTTTGTTGCCAGCGAGACCGACCCGGTCCTGCGCCAGGTGGTCGCGCTCGGGGTAACGGCCAATCCTGCCTTTGACGTCACCGGCCCGAAAGGGGCCGCGGTCGCCGCGGGGATCGAAGCACTTCTGCCGTCGCTGGCTCCGTCCCACATCAAGGATCTCCTTGGAGCGTCCATTGGCGATGTCGACGAAGAGGCGATCCCGCGCGGCCAGACCCTTGTCCGCTATGCCCGCTATCTCGCGTCCAAAGGTGAGAAGCTGGATGTCGGGGTTGCTGAAACGGAGACGGAGAAACGCGGTCTGCTCGAAGCGCGTGCTGTTTTCAACGGCGCCTCTGAAATGACCGGCATGCTGAAGGAGGTCCCCGATTACCTGGACCGGGTCAGGGCCTTTCACCGGCTGGCGGCCGCGCGGGCGGACGTGCTGGACAGCAAGGGATGGCTCAACGGGGCCGTGCGCACGGAAGCGGCCGGTCCAATGGTGCCCGAATTCAGTCCGAACGGTGTGGCCAGCGACGGTCGCCTTACGTTGAAAACCAGCGGCGACAGCGACTTTTCCGGAACAAGAACTCCGTTCATGCCGAACCTTTTGACCGGGCCCGAGGCGGTGACGTCCAGTGTGCCCGTGCCGGAACACCGCAACCTCCTTGGCGCACTCGCCAGCATTGCGAAACGCGGCGAGACCCGTGCGACCCGCCTGGTCAGGTTTTCCTCGGAGCATTATGACGGGCTGATCAACCTCGGCGCCCGTGAATACGTCTTTCTGAACACGGGCAGTTCGACACCGCGCATCATCTTCATCTCGCAAGGTGTTCTCACTGCGAGCGAGCTTGTTTCCCAGATCCAGGCCAGCGATCCGGATGCCATCACCTTTGAAGACGGGATCGTGACGCTGAATGTGCCGCTCGCGATCAACGAAGGCGCCGAACTGATCCTGAGCGGGCTGGAGATCAAGGAATTCCGGCTCAACACGAACAAGGGTGCCTTCCTTGTCAACAGCGGCCGCCTCTTTGTCGACCGCGTCACCGTGTCGTCTTTCGACGAAGAGACCGGAAAACCGAGTTTCGTCACCGACGGCGGCAAAAAGCCGATGTTCCGTCCGTTCCTGCTTTCCTGGAGCAACAGCCGGACCTTCGCAAGCTCGTCACATTTCGTGGCGCTCGGCTATGCCGGCGGACGCACCTATGGCCTGTCCCTGTCGGCGGGCCCTTCCGATGCGGTGTCAAAACGCCTGCACTCGGAACCGCCGACCGGAACGTTCATCAACAACTCCTTCGACAACCTCTATTACGGCTTCTACACCTACGAGGCCGAGGACGTTGTCTATGTCGGCAACGAGCTGGTGAACGGTGTCATCTACGGTCTGGACCCGCACGACTGGTCCTACAACCTGATGATGGCCTACAACGCGGCCTACGGAACGCAGAAGAAGCACGGCATCATCATCTCGCGCGAGGTCGATGACAGCTACATCGTCGGAAACCTGTCCTTTGAGAACAAGGGCTCGGGCATCATGCTCGACCGCATGAGCTTCGGCACGATCGTGTTCGCGAATGATGCCAGCCACAACAAGGGCGATGGCTTCGCCGCGATGGAAAGCCCGTGCGTCCTCGTGGACAGCAACTATTTCGCGGGCAACCGGCGTGCAGGCGTGAAGATCCGCAATTCCTGGGACGTCCATGTCGCCAACAACATCGTTGCGGGCAACCGCGCTGCGGGTGTCGAGGCCTATATCGACAACCTTCGCGCCGCCGATGCCAGCGAATTCCGCAATTTCAAGAAGGACCCGTTCCTGCCTGTTGCGACCCTCTCGGCCGTGCGAAACCAGATCAGCGACAATGCGGTCGGTGTCGCCATCCGCGGCGCAACGGAAGGCATGTACTTCCAGAACCGGTTCATCGACCAGGCCCCTAAATACGCGAGCGGCGACATCAAACCGCTGGCGATAGACGTGGTTTCCCGCAGCATGAGCAACGGCGTGCAGGTGCGCTCCGCCTGTGTTCCGAAGATCACGATCGAGAAGAGCTGCTCCCTGTTCCAGAAGGGCATCATCTACTCACACGTGGCGCAGGCGCCTTATCGGGGCGCGGATGCCGCGGAAAACTTCTGCGTCGATGTCGCGGGCACACCGCAAGCCAATTCCTTCAATTCAGCTGGCGTGGAGTAA